In Phyllobacterium zundukense, one DNA window encodes the following:
- a CDS encoding response regulator: MNQHRILVVDDEPQIQRFLNPALTASGYEVIMASTGAEAERLIATSAPDLVILDLGLPDKDGKDVIETVRAFSDVPIIVLSARDRETEKIASLDLGANDYVEKPFGIGELLARVRTALRRQVAGTSVPSRFEANGLVVDMTKRIVTRNGEEVHLTRKEYQLLVHLVLHAGLVVTHRQLLASVWGGAHVEDLQYLRVFVGQLRAKIEDDANNPQFIRTEAGVGYRFIAE, translated from the coding sequence ATGAACCAGCACCGCATCCTCGTTGTCGATGACGAGCCTCAGATCCAGCGTTTTCTCAATCCGGCGCTGACCGCTTCGGGTTACGAGGTCATCATGGCCTCGACCGGTGCCGAAGCCGAGCGGCTGATCGCCACCAGCGCACCCGATCTAGTCATTCTCGACCTCGGTCTTCCCGACAAGGATGGCAAGGACGTGATCGAGACAGTACGGGCTTTTTCCGACGTGCCGATTATCGTCCTGTCGGCGCGTGACCGCGAGACCGAGAAGATTGCTTCGCTTGATCTCGGCGCCAATGACTATGTCGAGAAACCCTTCGGCATCGGTGAATTGCTGGCGCGGGTACGTACTGCACTGCGCCGGCAAGTGGCGGGTACCAGCGTCCCGTCACGCTTCGAGGCCAACGGACTTGTCGTCGACATGACCAAGCGCATTGTCACGCGCAATGGCGAAGAGGTGCACCTGACGCGCAAGGAATACCAGTTGCTGGTCCACCTCGTCCTGCATGCCGGATTGGTGGTGACGCATCGCCAGCTTCTCGCCTCGGTCTGGGGCGGCGCCCATGTGGAAGACCTGCAATATCTGCGCGTCTTCGTCGGCCAGTTGCGCGCGAAGATCGAGGACGATGCCAACAATCCGCAGTTCATCCGCACCGAGGCCGGTGTTGGTTATCGTTTTATCGCGGAGTGA
- a CDS encoding SDR family oxidoreductase, with translation MDLGIKGKRAIVCASSKGLGRGVAEKLAEAGVDLTLNARTEETLRATAKEIAGRYGVKVQIVAEDVTTEAGRQALLRVEPQPDILINNAGGPPAGVWSEWGEEEWLKAINNNMLTPILLMNAILPGMIERKWGRVVNITSGSVKSPIAQLGLSNAARSGLTGFVAGTARQVAKHGVIINNLLPGSHDTDRTKGFIERTAKEKGISIEEARAEAHSGNPTGRYGTAEEFGAAAAFLCSQFSGFIVGQNLLLDGGAFNSTLG, from the coding sequence ATGGATCTGGGTATCAAAGGCAAACGCGCCATCGTCTGTGCGAGCTCAAAAGGGCTTGGCCGCGGCGTTGCAGAAAAGCTGGCGGAAGCCGGGGTTGATCTCACACTGAACGCACGCACCGAGGAAACCCTGCGTGCGACGGCCAAGGAGATTGCCGGCAGATACGGCGTCAAGGTGCAGATCGTTGCCGAGGATGTGACGACGGAAGCAGGACGTCAGGCGCTTCTGAGGGTAGAACCGCAACCGGATATTCTGATCAACAATGCCGGTGGTCCTCCTGCCGGCGTCTGGTCGGAATGGGGCGAGGAAGAATGGCTGAAGGCGATCAACAACAACATGCTGACGCCGATCCTTTTGATGAACGCCATCCTTCCGGGCATGATCGAGCGAAAATGGGGACGGGTGGTCAACATCACCTCGGGTTCAGTCAAATCCCCGATTGCGCAACTCGGGCTTTCCAATGCGGCTCGCAGCGGCCTGACCGGCTTTGTCGCCGGAACCGCGCGGCAGGTCGCCAAGCACGGCGTCATCATCAACAATCTGTTGCCAGGTTCGCACGATACGGATCGCACCAAGGGATTCATCGAACGGACCGCCAAGGAGAAGGGGATTTCCATCGAGGAGGCGCGGGCCGAAGCCCATTCTGGCAATCCGACCGGACGTTATGGTACGGCGGAAGAATTTGGTGCAGCCGCGGCTTTCCTCTGCAGCCAGTTTTCGGGCTTTATTGTCGGCCAGAACCTGCTGCTCGATGGCGGCGCATTCAATTCGACGTTGGGGTAG
- a CDS encoding OsmC family protein encodes MTTFGATVLWTRTEGTAFTDNKYSRAHVWQFDGGAEVPASSSPHIVRVPFSAPENVDPEEAYVASISSCHMLFFLAGAAKKGFVIDEYRDAAEGELAKNDRGKLYVRRVTLKPHVIYAGAAPDRETEEHMHHDAHEECFIANSVLTHIEVEPV; translated from the coding sequence ATGACCACATTCGGTGCAACAGTGCTTTGGACCCGGACGGAAGGCACAGCCTTCACCGACAACAAATATAGCCGGGCGCATGTCTGGCAGTTCGATGGCGGTGCGGAAGTGCCGGCCTCCTCTTCGCCGCATATTGTCCGCGTGCCTTTTTCCGCGCCGGAGAATGTCGATCCGGAAGAGGCCTATGTAGCCTCTATTTCGAGCTGCCACATGCTGTTCTTTCTCGCAGGCGCCGCGAAGAAAGGCTTTGTCATCGACGAATACAGGGATGCAGCGGAAGGCGAGCTCGCCAAGAATGACCGGGGTAAGCTCTATGTCCGCCGCGTGACGCTGAAACCGCATGTGATCTATGCCGGCGCGGCGCCTGATCGCGAGACCGAGGAGCACATGCACCACGACGCGCATGAAGAGTGTTTCATCGCCAATTCTGTTCTCACCCATATCGAAGTTGAACCGGTCTGA
- a CDS encoding glutathione S-transferase, producing MSELKISDAINTTCPWSGDPIKEDSLTLYNGAVVGFCNPGCRDKFEKAINHFEAALVHARHEAV from the coding sequence TTGTCGGAACTCAAGATCAGCGATGCAATCAACACCACCTGTCCATGGTCGGGTGATCCGATCAAGGAGGACAGCCTCACCCTTTACAACGGCGCCGTCGTCGGCTTCTGCAATCCCGGCTGCCGCGACAAGTTCGAAAAGGCGATCAATCATTTCGAGGCCGCGCTTGTTCATGCGAGGCACGAAGCCGTTTAG
- a CDS encoding ArsR/SmtB family transcription factor, producing the protein MLNQTTPLDLMFQALADPSRRIMVERLSRGPASVSELARPLTMSLPAVVQHLQVLEASGLVRSEKVGRVRTCHIDWAALQTAEDWMMDRRKNWERRLDRLGDFLAEQEKG; encoded by the coding sequence ATGCTTAACCAAACGACCCCACTAGACCTCATGTTCCAGGCTCTCGCGGATCCTTCGCGGCGCATCATGGTCGAACGGCTGAGCCGCGGACCGGCCTCCGTCAGTGAGCTTGCCAGGCCGCTCACCATGTCGCTTCCGGCGGTGGTGCAGCATTTACAGGTGCTGGAGGCTAGCGGGCTGGTTCGCTCGGAAAAGGTCGGACGTGTTCGCACCTGCCACATCGATTGGGCAGCCCTGCAGACGGCCGAGGATTGGATGATGGACCGGCGCAAGAATTGGGAGCGACGCCTCGACAGGCTGGGCGACTTTCTCGCCGAACAGGAAAAGGGATAG
- a CDS encoding SRPBCC family protein, with the protein MTKRSVKHDTFVIERSYSAAPSRVFFALSDPQAKAKWFRGPVEWGPEGHQMDFRVGGRETSTGGPKDGPQHRFDAIYQDIVPDRRIVYSYDMHLDDKRISVSLATMELKPEGTGTRLIFTEQGAYLDDFDDPSLRRQGTEDLLDALGASLKGAPVNA; encoded by the coding sequence ATGACCAAACGGTCCGTGAAGCACGACACCTTTGTTATTGAACGCAGCTATTCAGCGGCCCCTTCCAGGGTCTTCTTTGCCTTGAGCGACCCGCAAGCGAAAGCGAAGTGGTTCCGGGGCCCAGTAGAATGGGGTCCCGAGGGGCACCAAATGGATTTCCGGGTCGGGGGTCGCGAAACGAGCACAGGCGGGCCGAAAGACGGGCCGCAGCACAGGTTCGACGCAATCTACCAGGATATCGTGCCGGACCGGCGCATCGTCTACAGCTACGACATGCACCTGGATGACAAGCGTATCTCGGTTTCTCTGGCCACAATGGAGCTGAAACCGGAAGGTACCGGCACCAGGCTGATCTTCACCGAACAGGGTGCCTATCTCGACGATTTCGACGATCCATCGCTGCGCAGGCAGGGGACTGAAGATCTGCTCGACGCCCTGGGCGCATCCTTGAAAGGTGCTCCCGTCAACGCTTGA
- a CDS encoding SRPBCC family protein encodes MTQRSVLHNTFILDRVYAAPCARVFAAWANPEAKAHWFVGSDGWRRSQYQLDFRVGGKEINRGAVKGGAICTYEALYQDIVPDQRIVYTYDMFMKNRRLSVSLTTVEFRPDRKGTRLILTEHGAYLDGEDKPKFRERGTNALLDRLGVALRQH; translated from the coding sequence ATGACGCAGCGTTCAGTGCTGCACAACACTTTCATCCTCGACCGCGTGTACGCAGCCCCTTGCGCCCGCGTCTTCGCGGCCTGGGCCAATCCGGAAGCGAAGGCGCACTGGTTTGTCGGGTCCGACGGCTGGCGGCGCAGCCAGTACCAGCTCGACTTCCGCGTCGGAGGCAAGGAGATCAATCGCGGTGCCGTGAAGGGCGGGGCGATCTGCACTTACGAAGCGCTCTATCAGGATATCGTTCCCGACCAGCGCATCGTCTACACCTATGACATGTTCATGAAAAACCGGCGCCTATCCGTTTCGTTGACGACGGTCGAATTCCGCCCCGATCGCAAAGGTACGCGGCTGATCCTGACGGAACACGGCGCCTATCTTGACGGCGAGGACAAGCCCAAATTCCGCGAGCGTGGTACCAACGCATTGCTCGACCGCCTTGGTGTTGCGCTGCGGCAGCACTAG
- a CDS encoding DMT family transporter has product MSTAPATIFSASVPSAARRGVLLMLLGMLMFSLNDVMGKWLVSTYSVGQVVFIRSVAALIVLAPFLWFGGVKKLVQVERPAMQAARVFMSTAEVFAFYFAVSYLPLADVMTYWLAVPIYVAAISPFVLKEPVGWRRWSAIIVGFIGVVIALEPSAQALTPQALISILGSMTFAAMLLLGRTLRGTPDTTLVFWQIVGAGLAGLVSVSLEWTPVSLRDLFLLGLLGVVAMLAHVLVNRALKLADAATVAPLQYTLLLWAILFGWLVFGDIPRLPMLIGAGFIVASGLFILFREQQLKRQGRIKTAAETVVTGSGD; this is encoded by the coding sequence ATGTCCACCGCCCCGGCAACGATTTTCAGCGCATCCGTACCCTCCGCCGCCCGCCGCGGCGTATTGCTGATGCTGCTCGGCATGCTGATGTTTTCGTTGAATGACGTCATGGGCAAATGGCTGGTATCGACCTATTCGGTCGGGCAGGTGGTGTTCATCCGCAGTGTCGCTGCCTTGATCGTTCTTGCACCGTTTCTATGGTTTGGTGGAGTGAAAAAACTTGTGCAGGTGGAACGGCCCGCCATGCAGGCTGCACGCGTCTTCATGTCCACGGCTGAAGTCTTTGCCTTCTATTTTGCCGTCTCCTACCTGCCGCTGGCCGATGTGATGACCTACTGGCTGGCCGTGCCCATCTATGTGGCGGCGATCTCGCCCTTCGTACTGAAGGAACCGGTCGGCTGGCGGCGCTGGAGCGCCATTATTGTCGGCTTTATCGGCGTGGTCATTGCGCTCGAACCATCCGCGCAGGCTCTCACACCGCAAGCGCTGATTTCGATCCTCGGCAGCATGACATTTGCCGCGATGCTGCTGCTTGGCCGCACCCTGCGTGGCACGCCGGACACGACACTGGTGTTCTGGCAGATTGTCGGCGCCGGGCTCGCCGGACTGGTTTCGGTGAGCCTCGAATGGACGCCAGTGAGCCTGCGCGACCTTTTCCTGCTGGGACTGCTTGGTGTCGTCGCCATGCTCGCCCACGTGCTGGTCAACAGGGCGCTGAAGCTGGCGGATGCGGCAACGGTTGCACCGCTGCAATACACGCTGCTGCTATGGGCGATTCTCTTTGGCTGGCTGGTTTTTGGCGACATCCCCCGGTTGCCGATGCTGATCGGCGCAGGCTTCATCGTTGCCTCGGGCCTCTTCATCCTTTTCCGCGAACAGCAGCTGAAGCGCCAGGGACGCATCAAGACCGCGGCGGAAACAGTGGTCACAGGTTCGGGGGATTAA
- a CDS encoding SDR family oxidoreductase, with product MMQSVVLVTGAGSGIGKLTAESLAEAGHIVYASMRDVDGRNKQRADDVRAWAKARNADLRPLELDVLSQESADAAVATIVSEQGHLDVVMQNAGHLVIGPTEAFTPEEIVKVFDTNFLGAQRVNRAALPQLRAQESGLMLWISSTTTKGGFPPFMGPYAAAKAAMDSLAITLSYEIARFGIETSIVVPGAFTRGTSHFPTAGKPADASRAAAYDRYDGIMDQVGERLSALTPDDADPKAVADEIVRIVGLPAGSRPARSVIDFVGDGAKEVIELAEEVRTDFARRIGIADLLQAKVVRKA from the coding sequence ATCATGCAATCAGTTGTTCTCGTTACCGGCGCCGGAAGCGGCATTGGCAAGCTCACCGCTGAATCCCTGGCCGAAGCCGGTCATATCGTCTACGCCAGCATGCGCGACGTGGATGGCCGCAACAAGCAGCGTGCCGACGACGTCCGCGCCTGGGCCAAAGCCAGGAATGCCGATCTTCGCCCACTCGAACTCGATGTCCTTTCGCAGGAATCGGCCGATGCCGCGGTCGCAACCATCGTCAGTGAGCAGGGCCATCTCGATGTCGTCATGCAAAATGCCGGTCATCTGGTCATCGGCCCGACCGAAGCCTTCACACCAGAGGAAATCGTCAAGGTCTTCGATACCAACTTCCTTGGCGCGCAGCGGGTCAACCGGGCAGCCCTGCCGCAGTTGCGGGCGCAGGAATCCGGCCTGATGCTGTGGATCAGCAGCACGACGACCAAGGGTGGCTTTCCTCCCTTCATGGGCCCCTACGCGGCGGCAAAGGCAGCGATGGATTCGCTTGCGATCACCTTGTCCTATGAAATTGCGCGCTTCGGCATTGAAACCTCGATTGTCGTTCCGGGTGCCTTCACCAGGGGAACATCGCATTTCCCGACCGCCGGCAAACCTGCCGACGCGTCGCGCGCTGCCGCCTATGACCGCTATGACGGGATCATGGATCAGGTCGGTGAAAGGCTGAGCGCCCTGACACCGGACGACGCCGATCCCAAGGCCGTAGCCGACGAGATTGTCCGCATTGTCGGTCTGCCTGCGGGTTCGCGCCCAGCCCGTTCGGTCATCGACTTCGTCGGCGATGGCGCAAAGGAAGTCATCGAACTTGCCGAAGAGGTGCGCACCGATTTCGCCCGCCGCATCGGGATCGCCGATCTGCTGCAGGCCAAGGTCGTGCGCAAGGCCTGA
- a CDS encoding DUF1097 domain-containing protein gives MTTNHNASSSSQSPLMSVAFTATAAATAALAIGASVALTLPAWAVFIGWVAFYTRGLSARDGAANLACVLIGIGFGMTAALAIGSLAPSLGSLALPLVVFGAAMVVVSLRAVPPLNNLLCYFLGMIAFFAAHLEPSLVAAGELGGASALGSFAGWVSHISQRRLLQSAN, from the coding sequence ATGACAACGAACCATAACGCGTCGTCCTCGTCGCAATCCCCGCTGATGTCCGTGGCCTTCACGGCGACGGCCGCAGCCACTGCCGCTCTCGCCATTGGCGCGAGCGTGGCGCTGACCCTCCCGGCCTGGGCGGTATTCATTGGCTGGGTCGCGTTCTACACCCGCGGCCTCAGTGCAAGGGACGGCGCAGCCAATCTCGCCTGCGTACTGATCGGCATCGGCTTTGGCATGACCGCGGCGCTGGCAATAGGCAGTCTCGCGCCCTCCCTCGGCTCGCTTGCGCTGCCGCTGGTGGTGTTCGGCGCCGCCATGGTCGTCGTCTCCCTGCGCGCCGTACCGCCACTCAACAATCTGCTCTGCTACTTCCTCGGGATGATCGCCTTCTTCGCAGCGCACCTCGAACCCTCGCTTGTCGCAGCAGGTGAACTTGGCGGTGCCAGTGCCCTCGGATCATTTGCCGGCTGGGTCTCCCACATCTCGCAACGGCGCCTGCTGCAATCCGCGAACTGA
- a CDS encoding SDR family oxidoreductase yields the protein MTQVQKQVAIITGAARGIGAAVAQRLAADGFAVVVNYASSSGEADALVEKLEKAGHTAIAVKADVSKADDVRVMFDTTEAKLGKIDVLVNNAGIMKVMPLAETSDTVFEQTFAINVQGTFNTLREAATRMNNGGRIVNFSTSVIGTNLPGYAVYAGTKAAVETFTHVVAKELRGRNITVNAVAPGPIATDLFLTGKSDELIQQFSKAAPLERLGQPEDIASVISFLAGPDCGWVNGQILRANGGLV from the coding sequence ATGACACAGGTTCAGAAGCAAGTTGCCATCATTACTGGCGCAGCCCGCGGCATTGGCGCCGCTGTCGCCCAGCGCCTTGCCGCCGACGGTTTTGCCGTGGTGGTCAATTATGCCAGCAGCTCGGGGGAGGCTGATGCGCTTGTCGAAAAGCTCGAAAAGGCCGGCCATACGGCGATCGCAGTCAAGGCGGACGTGTCGAAGGCGGACGATGTCCGCGTGATGTTCGACACCACGGAAGCCAAACTCGGCAAGATCGATGTGCTCGTCAACAATGCCGGCATCATGAAAGTCATGCCGCTGGCGGAGACAAGCGATACGGTCTTCGAGCAGACCTTCGCCATCAATGTGCAGGGAACATTCAACACATTACGCGAGGCCGCAACGCGCATGAACAATGGCGGGCGGATCGTCAATTTCTCCACCTCGGTCATCGGCACGAACCTGCCCGGCTATGCGGTCTATGCCGGTACCAAGGCAGCTGTCGAGACCTTCACCCACGTCGTCGCCAAGGAATTGCGCGGCCGCAACATCACCGTCAATGCCGTGGCTCCCGGGCCGATTGCCACTGACCTCTTCCTCACCGGCAAGAGCGACGAGCTGATCCAGCAATTCAGCAAGGCGGCGCCGCTCGAACGTCTTGGCCAGCCCGAAGACATCGCCAGTGTCATCTCGTTCCTTGCCGGTCCGGATTGCGGCTGGGTCAACGGCCAGATCCTGCGCGCTAATGGCGGCCTCGTTTGA
- a CDS encoding LysR family transcriptional regulator, translating to MDRFQEMQIFVRIIERRSFTKAADDLHIPRATLTNAMKRMEDRLGARLLDRTTRRVNPTLDGEAYYDRCLRLLADMDEAEGSFRDAAPKGLLRVNLQGTLARHFVIPALPAFLARYPALELSIGEGDRLVDLVREGIDCVLRAGDLQDSSMVGRRVAQMEQVTCASPDYLARHGEPKDWKDFAGHLAVNYVSSTTGRPYPLEFNTSEGLKLVTLAGPVAVTGADVYTASAVAGLGFIQVPRYRIAAELAEGTLRVVLPDCPPLPMSVSVLYPQNRQLSSRVRAFADWLTEIFAQAPGRVAT from the coding sequence ATGGATCGCTTTCAGGAGATGCAGATCTTTGTGCGTATCATCGAGCGGCGCAGCTTCACCAAGGCCGCCGACGATCTGCACATACCCCGCGCCACCCTCACCAACGCCATGAAGCGCATGGAAGACCGCCTCGGAGCACGGCTGCTCGACCGGACGACGCGCCGGGTCAACCCAACGCTTGATGGCGAGGCCTATTACGATCGCTGCCTGCGTCTTCTTGCGGATATGGACGAGGCGGAAGGCTCGTTTCGCGATGCCGCGCCGAAGGGCCTGCTGCGCGTCAACCTGCAGGGCACCCTTGCCCGGCATTTCGTCATTCCCGCCCTGCCCGCCTTCCTTGCACGCTATCCGGCGCTTGAACTCAGCATCGGCGAGGGCGACCGGCTGGTTGATCTGGTGCGCGAAGGCATCGATTGCGTGTTGCGGGCTGGAGATCTGCAGGATTCATCCATGGTTGGCCGCCGGGTTGCGCAAATGGAGCAAGTTACCTGTGCCAGTCCCGACTATCTCGCTCGCCACGGCGAACCGAAGGACTGGAAGGATTTTGCCGGACATCTTGCGGTCAATTATGTGTCGAGCACCACGGGCAGGCCCTACCCGCTCGAATTCAACACCAGCGAAGGCCTGAAGCTGGTGACGCTGGCGGGGCCTGTCGCGGTGACGGGAGCAGACGTCTATACGGCTTCGGCGGTCGCCGGCCTCGGCTTCATACAGGTACCGCGCTACCGCATTGCCGCGGAGCTGGCGGAAGGCACGTTGCGCGTGGTGCTGCCCGATTGCCCGCCACTTCCGATGAGCGTCTCGGTGCTCTACCCGCAGAACCGCCAGCTTTCATCGCGCGTGCGCGCCTTCGCCGACTGGCTCACCGAGATTTTTGCTCAGGCTCCGGGCCGAGTGGCGACCTAG
- a CDS encoding TetR/AcrR family transcriptional regulator, producing the protein MMTEDNPVKPKRTNNPQAMRSRILDVAAVLFQRQGYNATSMHDVVRGAATTGGALHHHFATKKALGLAVIAERVAPEVDATAIQPIATASSAAAGIRAVFNGVADTLERNRAVSGCPLNNLALELSLSDADFREAVNGVFDRWRSALSLRLHSDRPDMDASRAHDLATLVVASYSGAMAMAKASQSAEPLRACAVQLETLLR; encoded by the coding sequence ATGATGACTGAGGACAATCCGGTTAAACCCAAACGCACCAACAATCCGCAGGCCATGCGTTCGCGGATTCTCGATGTGGCGGCCGTTCTCTTCCAGCGGCAGGGCTACAACGCCACCAGCATGCATGATGTTGTGCGCGGGGCGGCAACGACCGGCGGTGCACTGCATCACCATTTTGCCACCAAGAAAGCGCTCGGTCTCGCCGTCATTGCCGAAAGGGTGGCGCCGGAGGTCGATGCAACGGCCATACAGCCCATTGCCACCGCTTCATCGGCGGCGGCTGGCATTCGTGCCGTGTTCAATGGTGTTGCCGATACGCTGGAGCGCAACCGGGCCGTGTCTGGATGCCCGCTCAACAATCTGGCGCTGGAGCTTTCCCTGTCGGATGCGGATTTCCGCGAGGCGGTCAATGGGGTCTTTGACCGGTGGCGGTCGGCTTTGTCGCTAAGATTGCACTCCGACAGGCCGGACATGGATGCATCGCGGGCGCACGATCTCGCCACGCTGGTGGTCGCGAGTTATTCCGGCGCCATGGCGATGGCCAAGGCCAGCCAGAGCGCCGAGCCGCTGCGGGCCTGCGCGGTGCAATTGGAGACACTGTTGCGCTAG
- a CDS encoding NIPSNAP family protein gives MSVKAPQTHLAPVDETRLYSPIAELRRYTLHPGRRDDLIALFDTHFLEGQESCGMKIIGQFRDLDDPDAFVWLRGFDDMQARHAALTRFYDGPVWGAHSNTANGTMIDSDDVLLLHPVEDAGGFTLPGERPGLGSSDLPRAIIQAVTYKLASPAEAGFLAFYREALAPVLHTAGEDRIGLFASEHSENTFTRLPVRLGENVVVAFSRFDSVAAQADFTSVLASNSAWLSAQKALSRYLIAPPVIARLAPTRRSLLR, from the coding sequence ATGTCTGTTAAAGCCCCGCAAACCCACCTTGCACCAGTCGACGAAACCCGGCTCTACAGCCCGATCGCGGAATTGCGCCGCTACACGCTGCACCCCGGGCGCCGGGATGATCTGATTGCCCTGTTCGACACGCATTTCCTGGAAGGCCAGGAATCCTGCGGCATGAAGATCATCGGCCAGTTCAGGGATCTGGACGATCCCGATGCCTTTGTCTGGCTGCGTGGCTTCGATGACATGCAGGCCCGCCACGCAGCGCTGACCCGTTTTTACGACGGGCCTGTCTGGGGTGCACACAGCAATACCGCCAACGGCACGATGATCGATTCGGACGACGTCCTGCTGCTGCATCCGGTAGAAGATGCGGGCGGCTTTACGCTGCCGGGCGAGCGGCCTGGTCTCGGTTCCAGCGATTTGCCCCGCGCTATCATCCAGGCGGTGACCTACAAGCTCGCGTCACCCGCCGAAGCAGGGTTCCTCGCCTTTTACAGGGAGGCACTTGCACCGGTTCTTCACACGGCTGGCGAGGACCGCATCGGCCTCTTCGCCTCCGAGCACAGCGAGAACACCTTCACGCGCCTGCCCGTGCGCCTTGGCGAGAATGTCGTGGTTGCCTTTTCGCGGTTCGACAGCGTCGCCGCCCAAGCCGATTTCACCAGCGTCCTCGCGAGCAATTCTGCATGGCTGTCCGCCCAGAAGGCGCTTTCGCGGTATCTCATCGCCCCGCCGGTGATTGCACGATTGGCGCCGACGCGGAGATCGCTGTTGCGGTAG
- a CDS encoding DUF6632 domain-containing protein — protein MSRLKLLQIALIAFGVVFCLVYPIAIIWPSGWAWHDGPPMASHYFMMIVGIYATLGIFLIRASRDPIAHRSLIDFTIWSSVVHALIMAIQSYSPGGAHMGHLLGDVPALLLVAAVLGGLTYSGGAKNEG, from the coding sequence ATGTCCCGCCTGAAACTGTTGCAGATCGCTCTGATTGCATTCGGTGTCGTGTTCTGTCTGGTCTATCCGATTGCGATTATCTGGCCGTCCGGTTGGGCCTGGCATGATGGCCCGCCCATGGCTTCGCACTATTTCATGATGATCGTAGGTATATACGCAACGCTTGGGATATTTCTAATCCGTGCGTCGCGCGACCCCATAGCACATCGGTCGCTAATCGACTTTACGATCTGGTCGAGTGTCGTGCATGCGCTGATCATGGCGATCCAGTCTTACAGCCCCGGCGGCGCGCATATGGGTCATCTGCTGGGCGACGTGCCCGCCTTGCTACTCGTGGCGGCGGTGCTCGGTGGGTTGACCTATTCCGGCGGCGCAAAGAACGAAGGATAA
- a CDS encoding TIGR02300 family protein has product MANPKLGTKRVDPETGQKFYDLNRDPIVSPYTGKSYPLSYFDSTAASAREEEEEVETEELDVALEKPEFVALEEADGDVDSDVPDIGDDDVEVDDADDDDTFLATDEEDEDDDVTDILGGGIGDDDEN; this is encoded by the coding sequence GTGGCAAATCCAAAACTTGGCACCAAGCGAGTTGACCCGGAAACCGGGCAGAAATTCTACGATCTGAACCGCGATCCGATCGTTTCACCCTATACGGGCAAGAGCTATCCGCTCAGCTACTTCGATTCGACCGCTGCATCGGCGCGCGAGGAAGAGGAAGAGGTCGAGACGGAAGAACTGGATGTTGCTCTGGAGAAGCCGGAATTCGTTGCGCTTGAAGAGGCCGATGGCGACGTCGACAGCGATGTGCCGGATATCGGCGACGACGATGTCGAGGTCGATGATGCCGACGATGACGACACCTTCCTCGCAACGGACGAAGAAGACGAAGACGACGACGTCACCGATATTCTCGGCGGCGGCATTGGCGACGACGACGAGAATTGA